A single genomic interval of Trachemys scripta elegans isolate TJP31775 chromosome 3, CAS_Tse_1.0, whole genome shotgun sequence harbors:
- the DEGS1 gene encoding sphingolipid delta(4)-desaturase DES1 → MGNAVAREDFEWVYTDQPHADRRKAILAKHPEIKALMKPDYNLIWVVVLMVLAQLIAFYLVKDLDWKWVMFWAYVFGSCISHSMTLAIHEISHNGAFGNCRAMWNRWFGIFANLPLGLPYSISFKRYHMDHHRYLGGDGIDVDIPTDFEGWFFCTRFRKFIWIVLQPFFYAIRPLCINPKPISRLEIINLLAQLSFDVVIYYYLGIKSAFYMVAGSILGLGLHPISGHFIAEHYMFLKGHETYSYYGPLNLLTFNVGYHNEHHDFPNIPGKSLPLVKKIASEYYDNLPQYNSWIKVLYDFVMDDTISPYSRMKRKLKGDVKQD, encoded by the exons ATGGGGAACGCGGTGGCTCGGGAGGACTTTGAGTGGGTTTACACGGACCAGCCCCACGCCGATCGCCGCAAGGCGATCCTAG CTAAACATCCAGAAATAAAAGCTTTAATGAAGCCAGACTACAACTTGATATGGGTGGTTGTACTGATGGTTCTTGCACAGTTGATTGCGTTTTATCTAGTTAAAGACTTGGACTGGAAATGGGTTATGTTCTGGGCTTACGTTTTTGGCAGCTGCATCAGTCACTCGATGACTCTGGCTATTCATGAGATCTCTCACAATGGTGCCTTTGGCAATTGCAGAGCTATGTGGAATCGGTGGTTTGGAATATTTGCCAATCTCCCTCTTGGCCTCCCATACTCTATATCTTTCAAGAGATACCACATGGATCATCATCGCTATCTAGGAGGTGATGGAATTGATGTGGACATTCCTACTGACTTTGAAGGCTGGTTTTTCTGTACTCGTTTTAGGAAGTTCATATGGATTGTTCTTCAGCCTTTTTTCTATGCTATTCGACCTCTCTGCATCAATCCCAAACCAATTTCTCGATTGGAAATCATCAACTTGTTGGCTCAGCTCTCTTTTGATGTTGTAATATACTACTACTTGGGAATTAAATCAGCCTTCTACATGGTTGCAGGATCAATACTTGGACTGGGGTTGCACCCAATTTCAGGACACTTCATAGCTGAACATTACATGTTCTTAAAGGGACATGAGACTTACTCCTATTATGGGCCACTTAATTTGCTCACTTTTAATGTTGGCTACCACAATGAACACCATGACTTTCCCAATATTCCTGGCAAGAGCCTTCCATTG gTGAAGAAAATAGCATCTGAATACTATGATAATCTTCCACAATATAACTCCTGGATAAAAGTGCTTTATGACTTTGTGATGGATGACACAATCAGCCCTTACTCACgcatgaaaaggaaattaaagggTGATGTGAAACAGGATTAA